From the genome of Nasonia vitripennis strain AsymCx chromosome 1, Nvit_psr_1.1, whole genome shotgun sequence, one region includes:
- the LOC100123946 gene encoding prominin-like protein isoform X6: protein MRLLLASGLLLGLLLGTGALSSEQLSESLERKLNETMSEHSVRYTPLNSTGRPNYTASTAFNPKGMGQLYNVTNMFIDFIQPKQAYPEGMIHLENGEPVLADPATEWRMIVRHYGGLAGLGLSGLFLAALLPCIGLFFCCCRCAGHCGARSEPFDKKHDHCRKVMLSFLLIGFATILLFGVVCAFVTNERMHEGTKELPQAAQISLQDLKLYLKNTRSQIEILLKVNYDELAQALDRILQASGKIVTEQLAESSHAVSLMNLNDIVQGLDSIRADLKMMNDVTKELRNNAAHLEILVRKVKANLLQTLTNCNTQDCKDVMHKYKINEMTVQVDFDRYMDRYFPKLPDNEVTDALRNISYLLDANIVEEVRKGMDQFMNIQKEIQHAVNETIPIVKDAIQRAGKSIAGLDSEVVQLIDRIQRDIDRNYMPQLDLAKRHIDQFSPYRYYLGLGISGILLIVLTFLTFGLLCGICGKRPDGYGDDCCNKGSGARFLMMAVWIIFLLTSILMIITVAHMITGVLAERAICEPLKNPNDNRMFEFVDELLQIKKILYPKNPNADINMSHILNSCHKNQTIYEVLKLNYIIDVNVLRSYIDRYDINKTIQKLEEKISLSNHKEYQIISETARDKLNALAQSGLSDLKFYQYTENLKDNITNINLENLATKLRELAGRLSSDHEEIKEDLLKNAYDLEGYHRDIVIPMTNWSNQLSNSAIELEEHIKFNHTSMAEAIHDLVTKVDNAQKFINKQGSQHVKTLASEFGKAFIHEVNNYLDNVIEAILKDVGKCGPISNAYNATIVASCNKILDPFNGFWASVGWCLILFIPTIILCVKLSALYQKSDPYPGPLVEAIHDKKYVAHGRHGHHHHPGGGYPESYDGPAMGYSDRERINDAHQSTSHHDSRYSDLAPNLSQQALKVPSAKLKNRTKVFSISHGIPQ, encoded by the exons GAATGATCCACCTCGAAAACGGGGAACCAGTCCTAGCCGATCCAGCAACCGAATGGCGCATGATAGTCCGTCACTACGGCGGTCTCGCGGGTCTAGGCCTCAGTGGTCTCTTCCTGGCAGCTCTTCTTCCCTGCATCGGActcttcttctgctgctgtCGTTGCGCCGGCCACTGCGGCGCCCGGAGCGAGCCCTTCGACAAGAAGCACGACCACTGCCGCAAAGTCATGCTGAGCTTCCTCCTCATTGGTTTCGCCACTATCCTCCTCTTCGGCGTCGTCTGCGCTTTCGTCACCAACGAGCGCATGCACGAGGGAACCAAGGAACTGCCTCAGGCTGCGCAGATCAGTTTGCAAGACCTGAAGCTCTACCTGAAGAACACCAGGTCGCAGATCGAGATTCTTTTGAAGGTCAACTATGACGAACTCGCCCAGGCCCTCGACAGGATACTGCAGGCCAGCGGGAAGATCGTCACCGAACAGCTGGCCGAGTCGTCGCACGCTGTGAGCTTGATGAATTTGAACGATATCGTTCAGGGCTTGGATAGTATCAGGGCCGATTTGAAGATGATGAACGACGTTACCAAGGAGCTGAGGAACAACGCGGCGCACCTGGAGATTC TCGTGCGCAAAGTCAAGGCCAACCTGCTGCAGACACTCACCAACTGTAACACGCAGGACTGCAAGGACGTCATGCACAAATACAAGATCAACGAGATGACGGTCCAGGTCGATTTCGACAGG TACATGGACCGCTACTTTCCCAAG TTGCCGGATAACGAAGTGACGGACGCGCTTCGCAACATCAGCTACCTGCTGGATGCGAATATCGTAGAGGAGGTGCGCAAAGGCATGGATCAGTTTATGAACATCCAGAAGGAGATTCAGCACGCGGTTAATGAGACCATCCCCATAGTAAAGGATGCGATTCAGCGCGCGGGCAAGTCCATTGCTGGACTCGACAGCGAAGTCGTCCAGCTGATTGACCGCATCCAGAGGGACATCGACAGGAATTACATGCCTCAGCTCGACCTTGCCAAACGACACATAGACCAGTTTTCGCCGTACAGATACTACTTGGGCTTAGGAATTTCGGGTATTCTCCTGATCGTTCTGACTTTCTTGACTTTTGGTCTTCTGTGCGGCATCTGTGGCAAGAGGCCCGACGGCTATGGCGATGATTGCTGTAATAAGGGATCGGGTGCTCGATTCCTCATGAT GGCTGTCTGGATCATCTTCCTCTTGACAAGCATATTGATGATCATAACGGTCGCGCACATGATCACCGGTGTCCTGGCAGAACGAGCCATATGCGAACCCCTCAAGAATCCAAACGACAATCGAATGTTCGAATTCGTCGACGAGCTTCTGCAGATCAAAAAGATTCTGTACCCCAAGAACCCGAATGCCGACATTAACATGAGCCATATACTTAA CTCTTGTCACAAGAATCAAACGATATACGAGGTTCTAAAGCTAAACTACATCATCGACGTCAACGTTTTGAGAAGCTACATCGATCGTTACGATATCAACAAGACGATCCAGAAGCTGGAAGAGAAAATCAGTCTGTCGAATCATAAGGAGTACCAGATCATTAGTGAAACGGCCAGAGATAAACTCAACGCTTTGGCTCAAAGCGGACTGAGCGATCTCAAATTCTATCAGTACACCGAGAACTTGAAAGACAACATCACCAACATCAATCTCGAAAATCTCGCCACCAAGCTGCGAGAACTTGCCGGAAGATTGTCGAGCGATCACGAGGAAATAAAGGAGGATCTGCTGAAAAACGCGTACGACCTCGAGGGATATCATCGGGACATTGTTATTCCCATGACCAACTGGAGCAATCAGCTGAGCAACAGTGCCATAGAACTAGAGGAGCACATTAAGTTTAACCATACCTCCATGGCTGAGGCTATTCACGATTTGGTTACAAAGGTCGACAACGCTCAGAAATTCATTAACAAACAAGGAAGTCAACACGTAAAAACG CTTGCTTCAGAGTTTGGAAAGGCTTTCATACATGAAGTAAATAACTACCTCGATAATGTGATAGAAGCTATCTTAAAAGACGTCGGTAAATGTGGGCCAATATCAAACGCTTATAACGCAACGATTGTTGCTAGTTGCAATAAAATTCTGGATCCATTC AATGGATTTTGGGCAAGTGTTGGATGGTGCTTGATTCTCTTCATTCCCACAATTATTCTTTGTGTGAAATTGAGTGCACTGTACCAGAAATCGGATCCTTACCCTGGCCCTTTAGTCGAAGC CATCCACGACAAAAAGTACGTTGCTCACGGCAGACACggccatcatcatcatccggGAGGCGGATATCCCGAGAGCTACGACGGCCCGGCAATGGGCTACTCCGACCGGGAGAGGATCAACGATGCTCACCAGAGCACATCACATCATGATTCCCGATACTCGGACCTTGCGCCCAA TTTGAGCCAACAAGCGCTCAAAGTGCCTTCCGCCAAACTGAAAAATCGCACTAAAGTATTTAGCATATCGCACGGTATACCGCAGTAA
- the LOC100123946 gene encoding prominin-like protein isoform X2 produces the protein MRLLLASGLLLGLLLGTGALSSEQLSESLERKLNETMSEHSVRYTPLNSTGRPNYTASTAFNPKGMGQLYNVTNMFIDFIQPKQAYPEGMIHLENGEPVLADPATEWRMIVRHYGGLAGLGLSGLFLAALLPCIGLFFCCCRCAGHCGARSEPFDKKHDHCRKVMLSFLLIGFATILLFGVVCAFVTNERMHEGTKELPQAAQISLQDLKLYLKNTRSQIEILLKVNYDELAQALDRILQASGKIVTEQLAESSHAVSLMNLNDIVQGLDSIRADLKMMNDVTKELRNNAAHLEILVRKVKANLLQTLTNCNTQDCKDVMHKYKINEMTVQVDFDRLPDNEVTDALRNISYLLDANIVEEVRKGMDQFMNIQKEIQHAVNETIPIVKDAIQRAGKSIAGLDSEVVQLIDRIQRDIDRNYMPQLDLAKRHIDQFSPYRYYLGLGISGILLIVLTFLTFGLLCGICGKRPDGYGDDCCNKGSGARFLMMAVWIIFLLTSILMIITVAHMITGVLAERAICEPLKNPNDNRMFEFVDELLQIKKILYPKNPNADINMSHILNSCHKNQTIYEVLKLNYIIDVNVLRSYIDRYDINKTIQKLEEKISLSNHKEYQIISETARDKLNALAQSGLSDLKFYQYTENLKDNITNINLENLATKLRELAGRLSSDHEEIKEDLLKNAYDLEGYHRDIVIPMTNWSNQLSNSAIELEEHIKFNHTSMAEAIHDLVTKVDNAQKFINKQGSQHVKTLASEFGKAFIHEVNNYLDNVIEAILKDVGKCGPISNAYNATIVASCNKILDPFNGFWASVGWCLILFIPTIILCVKLSALYQKSDPYPGPLVEAEYLYDAYADRDNVPLAHIHDKKYVAHGRHGHHHHPGGGYPESYDGPAMGYSDRERINDAHQSTSHHDSRYSDLAPKNWDFPNGGPPRYVPAAVAPPLSTEYERPPPYYYPGPGDRN, from the exons GAATGATCCACCTCGAAAACGGGGAACCAGTCCTAGCCGATCCAGCAACCGAATGGCGCATGATAGTCCGTCACTACGGCGGTCTCGCGGGTCTAGGCCTCAGTGGTCTCTTCCTGGCAGCTCTTCTTCCCTGCATCGGActcttcttctgctgctgtCGTTGCGCCGGCCACTGCGGCGCCCGGAGCGAGCCCTTCGACAAGAAGCACGACCACTGCCGCAAAGTCATGCTGAGCTTCCTCCTCATTGGTTTCGCCACTATCCTCCTCTTCGGCGTCGTCTGCGCTTTCGTCACCAACGAGCGCATGCACGAGGGAACCAAGGAACTGCCTCAGGCTGCGCAGATCAGTTTGCAAGACCTGAAGCTCTACCTGAAGAACACCAGGTCGCAGATCGAGATTCTTTTGAAGGTCAACTATGACGAACTCGCCCAGGCCCTCGACAGGATACTGCAGGCCAGCGGGAAGATCGTCACCGAACAGCTGGCCGAGTCGTCGCACGCTGTGAGCTTGATGAATTTGAACGATATCGTTCAGGGCTTGGATAGTATCAGGGCCGATTTGAAGATGATGAACGACGTTACCAAGGAGCTGAGGAACAACGCGGCGCACCTGGAGATTC TCGTGCGCAAAGTCAAGGCCAACCTGCTGCAGACACTCACCAACTGTAACACGCAGGACTGCAAGGACGTCATGCACAAATACAAGATCAACGAGATGACGGTCCAGGTCGATTTCGACAGG TTGCCGGATAACGAAGTGACGGACGCGCTTCGCAACATCAGCTACCTGCTGGATGCGAATATCGTAGAGGAGGTGCGCAAAGGCATGGATCAGTTTATGAACATCCAGAAGGAGATTCAGCACGCGGTTAATGAGACCATCCCCATAGTAAAGGATGCGATTCAGCGCGCGGGCAAGTCCATTGCTGGACTCGACAGCGAAGTCGTCCAGCTGATTGACCGCATCCAGAGGGACATCGACAGGAATTACATGCCTCAGCTCGACCTTGCCAAACGACACATAGACCAGTTTTCGCCGTACAGATACTACTTGGGCTTAGGAATTTCGGGTATTCTCCTGATCGTTCTGACTTTCTTGACTTTTGGTCTTCTGTGCGGCATCTGTGGCAAGAGGCCCGACGGCTATGGCGATGATTGCTGTAATAAGGGATCGGGTGCTCGATTCCTCATGAT GGCTGTCTGGATCATCTTCCTCTTGACAAGCATATTGATGATCATAACGGTCGCGCACATGATCACCGGTGTCCTGGCAGAACGAGCCATATGCGAACCCCTCAAGAATCCAAACGACAATCGAATGTTCGAATTCGTCGACGAGCTTCTGCAGATCAAAAAGATTCTGTACCCCAAGAACCCGAATGCCGACATTAACATGAGCCATATACTTAA CTCTTGTCACAAGAATCAAACGATATACGAGGTTCTAAAGCTAAACTACATCATCGACGTCAACGTTTTGAGAAGCTACATCGATCGTTACGATATCAACAAGACGATCCAGAAGCTGGAAGAGAAAATCAGTCTGTCGAATCATAAGGAGTACCAGATCATTAGTGAAACGGCCAGAGATAAACTCAACGCTTTGGCTCAAAGCGGACTGAGCGATCTCAAATTCTATCAGTACACCGAGAACTTGAAAGACAACATCACCAACATCAATCTCGAAAATCTCGCCACCAAGCTGCGAGAACTTGCCGGAAGATTGTCGAGCGATCACGAGGAAATAAAGGAGGATCTGCTGAAAAACGCGTACGACCTCGAGGGATATCATCGGGACATTGTTATTCCCATGACCAACTGGAGCAATCAGCTGAGCAACAGTGCCATAGAACTAGAGGAGCACATTAAGTTTAACCATACCTCCATGGCTGAGGCTATTCACGATTTGGTTACAAAGGTCGACAACGCTCAGAAATTCATTAACAAACAAGGAAGTCAACACGTAAAAACG CTTGCTTCAGAGTTTGGAAAGGCTTTCATACATGAAGTAAATAACTACCTCGATAATGTGATAGAAGCTATCTTAAAAGACGTCGGTAAATGTGGGCCAATATCAAACGCTTATAACGCAACGATTGTTGCTAGTTGCAATAAAATTCTGGATCCATTC AATGGATTTTGGGCAAGTGTTGGATGGTGCTTGATTCTCTTCATTCCCACAATTATTCTTTGTGTGAAATTGAGTGCACTGTACCAGAAATCGGATCCTTACCCTGGCCCTTTAGTCGAAGC TGAATATTTATATGACGCATATGCGGACAGGGATAACGTGCCCCTCGCTCA CATCCACGACAAAAAGTACGTTGCTCACGGCAGACACggccatcatcatcatccggGAGGCGGATATCCCGAGAGCTACGACGGCCCGGCAATGGGCTACTCCGACCGGGAGAGGATCAACGATGCTCACCAGAGCACATCACATCATGATTCCCGATACTCGGACCTTGCGCCCAA GAATTGGGACTTTCCGAATGGTGGCCCGCCGAGGTACGTGCCGGCTGCAGTCGCACCCCCGCTGAGCACCGAATACGAGCGACCTCCTCCTTATTACTATCCTGGGCCAGG GGACAGAAATTAG
- the LOC100123946 gene encoding prominin-like protein isoform X4: MRLLLASGLLLGLLLGTGALSSEQLSESLERKLNETMSEHSVRYTPLNSTGRPNYTASTAFNPKGMGQLYNVTNMFIDFIQPKQAYPEGMIHLENGEPVLADPATEWRMIVRHYGGLAGLGLSGLFLAALLPCIGLFFCCCRCAGHCGARSEPFDKKHDHCRKVMLSFLLIGFATILLFGVVCAFVTNERMHEGTKELPQAAQISLQDLKLYLKNTRSQIEILLKVNYDELAQALDRILQASGKIVTEQLAESSHAVSLMNLNDIVQGLDSIRADLKMMNDVTKELRNNAAHLEILVRKVKANLLQTLTNCNTQDCKDVMHKYKINEMTVQVDFDRYMDRYFPKLPDNEVTDALRNISYLLDANIVEEVRKGMDQFMNIQKEIQHAVNETIPIVKDAIQRAGKSIAGLDSEVVQLIDRIQRDIDRNYMPQLDLAKRHIDQFSPYRYYLGLGISGILLIVLTFLTFGLLCGICGKRPDGYGDDCCNKGSGARFLMMAVWIIFLLTSILMIITVAHMITGVLAERAICEPLKNPNDNRMFEFVDELLQIKKILYPKNPNADINMSHILNSCHKNQTIYEVLKLNYIIDVNVLRSYIDRYDINKTIQKLEEKISLSNHKEYQIISETARDKLNALAQSGLSDLKFYQYTENLKDNITNINLENLATKLRELAGRLSSDHEEIKEDLLKNAYDLEGYHRDIVIPMTNWSNQLSNSAIELEEHIKFNHTSMAEAIHDLVTKVDNAQKFINKQGSQHVKTLASEFGKAFIHEVNNYLDNVIEAILKDVGKCGPISNAYNATIVASCNKILDPFNGFWASVGWCLILFIPTIILCVKLSALYQKSDPYPGPLVEAIHDKKYVAHGRHGHHHHPGGGYPESYDGPAMGYSDRERINDAHQSTSHHDSRYSDLAPKNWDFPNGGPPRYVPAAVAPPLSTEYERPPPYYYPGPGDRN; encoded by the exons GAATGATCCACCTCGAAAACGGGGAACCAGTCCTAGCCGATCCAGCAACCGAATGGCGCATGATAGTCCGTCACTACGGCGGTCTCGCGGGTCTAGGCCTCAGTGGTCTCTTCCTGGCAGCTCTTCTTCCCTGCATCGGActcttcttctgctgctgtCGTTGCGCCGGCCACTGCGGCGCCCGGAGCGAGCCCTTCGACAAGAAGCACGACCACTGCCGCAAAGTCATGCTGAGCTTCCTCCTCATTGGTTTCGCCACTATCCTCCTCTTCGGCGTCGTCTGCGCTTTCGTCACCAACGAGCGCATGCACGAGGGAACCAAGGAACTGCCTCAGGCTGCGCAGATCAGTTTGCAAGACCTGAAGCTCTACCTGAAGAACACCAGGTCGCAGATCGAGATTCTTTTGAAGGTCAACTATGACGAACTCGCCCAGGCCCTCGACAGGATACTGCAGGCCAGCGGGAAGATCGTCACCGAACAGCTGGCCGAGTCGTCGCACGCTGTGAGCTTGATGAATTTGAACGATATCGTTCAGGGCTTGGATAGTATCAGGGCCGATTTGAAGATGATGAACGACGTTACCAAGGAGCTGAGGAACAACGCGGCGCACCTGGAGATTC TCGTGCGCAAAGTCAAGGCCAACCTGCTGCAGACACTCACCAACTGTAACACGCAGGACTGCAAGGACGTCATGCACAAATACAAGATCAACGAGATGACGGTCCAGGTCGATTTCGACAGG TACATGGACCGCTACTTTCCCAAG TTGCCGGATAACGAAGTGACGGACGCGCTTCGCAACATCAGCTACCTGCTGGATGCGAATATCGTAGAGGAGGTGCGCAAAGGCATGGATCAGTTTATGAACATCCAGAAGGAGATTCAGCACGCGGTTAATGAGACCATCCCCATAGTAAAGGATGCGATTCAGCGCGCGGGCAAGTCCATTGCTGGACTCGACAGCGAAGTCGTCCAGCTGATTGACCGCATCCAGAGGGACATCGACAGGAATTACATGCCTCAGCTCGACCTTGCCAAACGACACATAGACCAGTTTTCGCCGTACAGATACTACTTGGGCTTAGGAATTTCGGGTATTCTCCTGATCGTTCTGACTTTCTTGACTTTTGGTCTTCTGTGCGGCATCTGTGGCAAGAGGCCCGACGGCTATGGCGATGATTGCTGTAATAAGGGATCGGGTGCTCGATTCCTCATGAT GGCTGTCTGGATCATCTTCCTCTTGACAAGCATATTGATGATCATAACGGTCGCGCACATGATCACCGGTGTCCTGGCAGAACGAGCCATATGCGAACCCCTCAAGAATCCAAACGACAATCGAATGTTCGAATTCGTCGACGAGCTTCTGCAGATCAAAAAGATTCTGTACCCCAAGAACCCGAATGCCGACATTAACATGAGCCATATACTTAA CTCTTGTCACAAGAATCAAACGATATACGAGGTTCTAAAGCTAAACTACATCATCGACGTCAACGTTTTGAGAAGCTACATCGATCGTTACGATATCAACAAGACGATCCAGAAGCTGGAAGAGAAAATCAGTCTGTCGAATCATAAGGAGTACCAGATCATTAGTGAAACGGCCAGAGATAAACTCAACGCTTTGGCTCAAAGCGGACTGAGCGATCTCAAATTCTATCAGTACACCGAGAACTTGAAAGACAACATCACCAACATCAATCTCGAAAATCTCGCCACCAAGCTGCGAGAACTTGCCGGAAGATTGTCGAGCGATCACGAGGAAATAAAGGAGGATCTGCTGAAAAACGCGTACGACCTCGAGGGATATCATCGGGACATTGTTATTCCCATGACCAACTGGAGCAATCAGCTGAGCAACAGTGCCATAGAACTAGAGGAGCACATTAAGTTTAACCATACCTCCATGGCTGAGGCTATTCACGATTTGGTTACAAAGGTCGACAACGCTCAGAAATTCATTAACAAACAAGGAAGTCAACACGTAAAAACG CTTGCTTCAGAGTTTGGAAAGGCTTTCATACATGAAGTAAATAACTACCTCGATAATGTGATAGAAGCTATCTTAAAAGACGTCGGTAAATGTGGGCCAATATCAAACGCTTATAACGCAACGATTGTTGCTAGTTGCAATAAAATTCTGGATCCATTC AATGGATTTTGGGCAAGTGTTGGATGGTGCTTGATTCTCTTCATTCCCACAATTATTCTTTGTGTGAAATTGAGTGCACTGTACCAGAAATCGGATCCTTACCCTGGCCCTTTAGTCGAAGC CATCCACGACAAAAAGTACGTTGCTCACGGCAGACACggccatcatcatcatccggGAGGCGGATATCCCGAGAGCTACGACGGCCCGGCAATGGGCTACTCCGACCGGGAGAGGATCAACGATGCTCACCAGAGCACATCACATCATGATTCCCGATACTCGGACCTTGCGCCCAA GAATTGGGACTTTCCGAATGGTGGCCCGCCGAGGTACGTGCCGGCTGCAGTCGCACCCCCGCTGAGCACCGAATACGAGCGACCTCCTCCTTATTACTATCCTGGGCCAGG GGACAGAAATTAG
- the LOC100123946 gene encoding prominin-like protein isoform X3 translates to MRLLLASGLLLGLLLGTGALSSEQLSESLERKLNETMSEHSVRYTPLNSTGRPNYTASTAFNPKGMGQLYNVTNMFIDFIQPKQAYPEGMIHLENGEPVLADPATEWRMIVRHYGGLAGLGLSGLFLAALLPCIGLFFCCCRCAGHCGARSEPFDKKHDHCRKVMLSFLLIGFATILLFGVVCAFVTNERMHEGTKELPQAAQISLQDLKLYLKNTRSQIEILLKVNYDELAQALDRILQASGKIVTEQLAESSHAVSLMNLNDIVQGLDSIRADLKMMNDVTKELRNNAAHLEILVRKVKANLLQTLTNCNTQDCKDVMHKYKINEMTVQVDFDRYMDRYFPKLPDNEVTDALRNISYLLDANIVEEVRKGMDQFMNIQKEIQHAVNETIPIVKDAIQRAGKSIAGLDSEVVQLIDRIQRDIDRNYMPQLDLAKRHIDQFSPYRYYLGLGISGILLIVLTFLTFGLLCGICGKRPDGYGDDCCNKGSGARFLMMAVWIIFLLTSILMIITVAHMITGVLAERAICEPLKNPNDNRMFEFVDELLQIKKILYPKNPNADINMSHILNSCHKNQTIYEVLKLNYIIDVNVLRSYIDRYDINKTIQKLEEKISLSNHKEYQIISETARDKLNALAQSGLSDLKFYQYTENLKDNITNINLENLATKLRELAGRLSSDHEEIKEDLLKNAYDLEGYHRDIVIPMTNWSNQLSNSAIELEEHIKFNHTSMAEAIHDLVTKVDNAQKFINKQGSQHVKTLASEFGKAFIHEVNNYLDNVIEAILKDVGKCGPISNAYNATIVASCNKILDPFNGFWASVGWCLILFIPTIILCVKLSALYQKSDPYPGPLVEAEYLYDAYADRDNVPLAHIHDKKYVAHGRHGHHHHPGGGYPESYDGPAMGYSDRERINDAHQSTSHHDSRYSDLAPNLSQQALKVPSAKLKNRTKVFSISHGIPQ, encoded by the exons GAATGATCCACCTCGAAAACGGGGAACCAGTCCTAGCCGATCCAGCAACCGAATGGCGCATGATAGTCCGTCACTACGGCGGTCTCGCGGGTCTAGGCCTCAGTGGTCTCTTCCTGGCAGCTCTTCTTCCCTGCATCGGActcttcttctgctgctgtCGTTGCGCCGGCCACTGCGGCGCCCGGAGCGAGCCCTTCGACAAGAAGCACGACCACTGCCGCAAAGTCATGCTGAGCTTCCTCCTCATTGGTTTCGCCACTATCCTCCTCTTCGGCGTCGTCTGCGCTTTCGTCACCAACGAGCGCATGCACGAGGGAACCAAGGAACTGCCTCAGGCTGCGCAGATCAGTTTGCAAGACCTGAAGCTCTACCTGAAGAACACCAGGTCGCAGATCGAGATTCTTTTGAAGGTCAACTATGACGAACTCGCCCAGGCCCTCGACAGGATACTGCAGGCCAGCGGGAAGATCGTCACCGAACAGCTGGCCGAGTCGTCGCACGCTGTGAGCTTGATGAATTTGAACGATATCGTTCAGGGCTTGGATAGTATCAGGGCCGATTTGAAGATGATGAACGACGTTACCAAGGAGCTGAGGAACAACGCGGCGCACCTGGAGATTC TCGTGCGCAAAGTCAAGGCCAACCTGCTGCAGACACTCACCAACTGTAACACGCAGGACTGCAAGGACGTCATGCACAAATACAAGATCAACGAGATGACGGTCCAGGTCGATTTCGACAGG TACATGGACCGCTACTTTCCCAAG TTGCCGGATAACGAAGTGACGGACGCGCTTCGCAACATCAGCTACCTGCTGGATGCGAATATCGTAGAGGAGGTGCGCAAAGGCATGGATCAGTTTATGAACATCCAGAAGGAGATTCAGCACGCGGTTAATGAGACCATCCCCATAGTAAAGGATGCGATTCAGCGCGCGGGCAAGTCCATTGCTGGACTCGACAGCGAAGTCGTCCAGCTGATTGACCGCATCCAGAGGGACATCGACAGGAATTACATGCCTCAGCTCGACCTTGCCAAACGACACATAGACCAGTTTTCGCCGTACAGATACTACTTGGGCTTAGGAATTTCGGGTATTCTCCTGATCGTTCTGACTTTCTTGACTTTTGGTCTTCTGTGCGGCATCTGTGGCAAGAGGCCCGACGGCTATGGCGATGATTGCTGTAATAAGGGATCGGGTGCTCGATTCCTCATGAT GGCTGTCTGGATCATCTTCCTCTTGACAAGCATATTGATGATCATAACGGTCGCGCACATGATCACCGGTGTCCTGGCAGAACGAGCCATATGCGAACCCCTCAAGAATCCAAACGACAATCGAATGTTCGAATTCGTCGACGAGCTTCTGCAGATCAAAAAGATTCTGTACCCCAAGAACCCGAATGCCGACATTAACATGAGCCATATACTTAA CTCTTGTCACAAGAATCAAACGATATACGAGGTTCTAAAGCTAAACTACATCATCGACGTCAACGTTTTGAGAAGCTACATCGATCGTTACGATATCAACAAGACGATCCAGAAGCTGGAAGAGAAAATCAGTCTGTCGAATCATAAGGAGTACCAGATCATTAGTGAAACGGCCAGAGATAAACTCAACGCTTTGGCTCAAAGCGGACTGAGCGATCTCAAATTCTATCAGTACACCGAGAACTTGAAAGACAACATCACCAACATCAATCTCGAAAATCTCGCCACCAAGCTGCGAGAACTTGCCGGAAGATTGTCGAGCGATCACGAGGAAATAAAGGAGGATCTGCTGAAAAACGCGTACGACCTCGAGGGATATCATCGGGACATTGTTATTCCCATGACCAACTGGAGCAATCAGCTGAGCAACAGTGCCATAGAACTAGAGGAGCACATTAAGTTTAACCATACCTCCATGGCTGAGGCTATTCACGATTTGGTTACAAAGGTCGACAACGCTCAGAAATTCATTAACAAACAAGGAAGTCAACACGTAAAAACG CTTGCTTCAGAGTTTGGAAAGGCTTTCATACATGAAGTAAATAACTACCTCGATAATGTGATAGAAGCTATCTTAAAAGACGTCGGTAAATGTGGGCCAATATCAAACGCTTATAACGCAACGATTGTTGCTAGTTGCAATAAAATTCTGGATCCATTC AATGGATTTTGGGCAAGTGTTGGATGGTGCTTGATTCTCTTCATTCCCACAATTATTCTTTGTGTGAAATTGAGTGCACTGTACCAGAAATCGGATCCTTACCCTGGCCCTTTAGTCGAAGC TGAATATTTATATGACGCATATGCGGACAGGGATAACGTGCCCCTCGCTCA CATCCACGACAAAAAGTACGTTGCTCACGGCAGACACggccatcatcatcatccggGAGGCGGATATCCCGAGAGCTACGACGGCCCGGCAATGGGCTACTCCGACCGGGAGAGGATCAACGATGCTCACCAGAGCACATCACATCATGATTCCCGATACTCGGACCTTGCGCCCAA TTTGAGCCAACAAGCGCTCAAAGTGCCTTCCGCCAAACTGAAAAATCGCACTAAAGTATTTAGCATATCGCACGGTATACCGCAGTAA